A region from the Panthera uncia isolate 11264 chromosome D3 unlocalized genomic scaffold, Puncia_PCG_1.0 HiC_scaffold_8, whole genome shotgun sequence genome encodes:
- the PRAME gene encoding melanoma antigen preferentially expressed in tumors isoform X1, whose product MGPVVILFSHQGLDSFRSRFIRMSLPAPPRLVDLAGQSLLKDQALAIAALEVLPMELFPPLFTAAFAGRYSETLKAMVQAWPFACLPLGALMKEQQPHQEIFQAALDGLDVLLAQEPRPRRWKLQVLDLRKNAHQDFWTVWSGTRASIYSLLEPEVAQPVKKRQKVDSCRPGPKQTLAPVEVLIDLCLKEGTPDESLAYLIRKVKQGKGLLHLCCKKLKIFAMPMQNIKKILKMVQLDSIQDLEVNCTWKLSTLGKFAPHLGQMGNLRRLLLSHIHMSAHSTPTKEEQCVSQFTSQFLRLHYLEELYLDSISFLKDRLDQVLSCLKTPLETLSITNCLLSESDLTHLSQHLNVSQLKDLGLSGVSLTCMSAGPLQVLIERASATLQDLDLDECGIMDSQFSAILPALSHCSQLMTFSFCGNPISMAVLEDLLHHTVGLSKLSHVLYPAPLESYEDVRGTLHLGRLAHLHARLKQMLQELGRPGMVWFSANPCPHCGDRTFYDPEPILCPCYMPV is encoded by the exons ATGGGGCCAGTGGTTATCTTGTTCTCCCACCAGGGCCTG GATTCTTTTCGGAGCAGATTCATCAGGATGAGCCTCCCGGCCCCACCCAGACTCGTGGATCTGGCAGGTCAGAGCCTGCTGAAGGACCAGGCCTTGGCCATCGCTGCTCTGGAGGTGCTGCCCATGGAGCTCTTCCCACCGCTGTTCACAGCGGCCTTCGCTGGGAGGTACAGTGAGACCCTGAAGGCGATGGTGCAGGCCTGGCCCTTTGCCTGCCTTCCTCTGGGGGCCCTGATGAAGGAGCAGCAGCCTCACCAGGAGATCTTTCAAGCTGCACTGGATGGACTCGACGTCCTGCTTGCCCAGGAGCCTCGGCCCAG GAGGTGGAAACTTCAGGTACTGGATTTACGGAAGAATGCTCATCAGGACTTCTGGACCGTGTGGTCTGGGACCAGGGCCAGTATATACTCCCTGTTGGAGCCAGAGGTGGCCCAGCCCGTGAAGAAGAGGCAAAAAGTAGATAGTTGCAGGCCAGGGCCCAAGCAGACCTTGGCTCCTGTGGAGGTGCTTATCGATCTTTGCCTCAAAGAAGGCACCCCTGATGAGTCTCTCGCCTACCTCATCCGGAAAGTCAAGCAGGGCAAAGGTCTGCTGCACCTGTGCTGTAAGAAGCTGAAGATTTTCGCCATGCCGATGCAGAACATCAAGAAGATCCTGAAAATGGTGCAGCTGGACTCTATCCAGGATTTGGAAGTGAATTGTACCTGGAAACTGTCCACCCTGGGGAAGTTTGCTCCTCACCTGGGTCAGATGGGCAATCTGCGTAGGCTCCTCCTCTCCCACATTCACATGTCTGCCCACTCCACCCCCACGAAGGAGGAACAGTGTGTCAGCCAGTTCACCTCTCAGTTCCTCAGGCTGCACTACCTTGAGGAGCTCTATTTGGACTCTATCTCCTTCCTTAAGGACCGCCTGGACCAAGTGCTCAG CTGCCTGAAGACCCCCTTGGAGACCCTGTCAATAACTAACTGCCTGCTTTCGGAATCAGACTTGACGCATCTGTCCCAGCACCTGAACGTCAGTCAGCTGAAGGACCTGGGTCTCAGTGGGGTCAGCCTGACCTGTATGAGTGCCGGGCCCCTCCAAGTTCTGATAGAGAGAGCCTCTGCCACCCTCCAGGACCTGGACTTAGATGAGTGTGGGATCATGGACTCCCAGTTCAGTGCCATCCTGCCTGCCCTGAGCCACTGCTCGCAGCTCATGACTTTCAGTTTCTGTGGAAACCCCATCTCCATGGCTGTCCTGGAGGACCTGCTTCACCACACCGTCGGGCTGAGCAAGCTGAGTCACGTGCTGTATCCCGCCCCCCTGGAGAGTTACGAGGATGTCCGTGGCACCCTCCACCTGGGCAGGCTTGCCCACCTGCATGCCAGGCTGAAGCAGATGCTGCAGGAGCTGGGGCGGCCTGGCATGGTCTGGTTCAGTGCCAACCCCTGTCCTCATTGTGGCGATAGGACCTTCTATGACCCGGAGCCCATTCTCTGCCCCTGTTACATGCCTGTGTAG
- the PRAME gene encoding melanoma antigen preferentially expressed in tumors isoform X2, giving the protein MWPKLPQVYLQDSFRSRFIRMSLPAPPRLVDLAGQSLLKDQALAIAALEVLPMELFPPLFTAAFAGRYSETLKAMVQAWPFACLPLGALMKEQQPHQEIFQAALDGLDVLLAQEPRPRRWKLQVLDLRKNAHQDFWTVWSGTRASIYSLLEPEVAQPVKKRQKVDSCRPGPKQTLAPVEVLIDLCLKEGTPDESLAYLIRKVKQGKGLLHLCCKKLKIFAMPMQNIKKILKMVQLDSIQDLEVNCTWKLSTLGKFAPHLGQMGNLRRLLLSHIHMSAHSTPTKEEQCVSQFTSQFLRLHYLEELYLDSISFLKDRLDQVLSCLKTPLETLSITNCLLSESDLTHLSQHLNVSQLKDLGLSGVSLTCMSAGPLQVLIERASATLQDLDLDECGIMDSQFSAILPALSHCSQLMTFSFCGNPISMAVLEDLLHHTVGLSKLSHVLYPAPLESYEDVRGTLHLGRLAHLHARLKQMLQELGRPGMVWFSANPCPHCGDRTFYDPEPILCPCYMPV; this is encoded by the exons aTGTGGCCAAAACTCCCCCAAGTGTACCTCCag GATTCTTTTCGGAGCAGATTCATCAGGATGAGCCTCCCGGCCCCACCCAGACTCGTGGATCTGGCAGGTCAGAGCCTGCTGAAGGACCAGGCCTTGGCCATCGCTGCTCTGGAGGTGCTGCCCATGGAGCTCTTCCCACCGCTGTTCACAGCGGCCTTCGCTGGGAGGTACAGTGAGACCCTGAAGGCGATGGTGCAGGCCTGGCCCTTTGCCTGCCTTCCTCTGGGGGCCCTGATGAAGGAGCAGCAGCCTCACCAGGAGATCTTTCAAGCTGCACTGGATGGACTCGACGTCCTGCTTGCCCAGGAGCCTCGGCCCAG GAGGTGGAAACTTCAGGTACTGGATTTACGGAAGAATGCTCATCAGGACTTCTGGACCGTGTGGTCTGGGACCAGGGCCAGTATATACTCCCTGTTGGAGCCAGAGGTGGCCCAGCCCGTGAAGAAGAGGCAAAAAGTAGATAGTTGCAGGCCAGGGCCCAAGCAGACCTTGGCTCCTGTGGAGGTGCTTATCGATCTTTGCCTCAAAGAAGGCACCCCTGATGAGTCTCTCGCCTACCTCATCCGGAAAGTCAAGCAGGGCAAAGGTCTGCTGCACCTGTGCTGTAAGAAGCTGAAGATTTTCGCCATGCCGATGCAGAACATCAAGAAGATCCTGAAAATGGTGCAGCTGGACTCTATCCAGGATTTGGAAGTGAATTGTACCTGGAAACTGTCCACCCTGGGGAAGTTTGCTCCTCACCTGGGTCAGATGGGCAATCTGCGTAGGCTCCTCCTCTCCCACATTCACATGTCTGCCCACTCCACCCCCACGAAGGAGGAACAGTGTGTCAGCCAGTTCACCTCTCAGTTCCTCAGGCTGCACTACCTTGAGGAGCTCTATTTGGACTCTATCTCCTTCCTTAAGGACCGCCTGGACCAAGTGCTCAG CTGCCTGAAGACCCCCTTGGAGACCCTGTCAATAACTAACTGCCTGCTTTCGGAATCAGACTTGACGCATCTGTCCCAGCACCTGAACGTCAGTCAGCTGAAGGACCTGGGTCTCAGTGGGGTCAGCCTGACCTGTATGAGTGCCGGGCCCCTCCAAGTTCTGATAGAGAGAGCCTCTGCCACCCTCCAGGACCTGGACTTAGATGAGTGTGGGATCATGGACTCCCAGTTCAGTGCCATCCTGCCTGCCCTGAGCCACTGCTCGCAGCTCATGACTTTCAGTTTCTGTGGAAACCCCATCTCCATGGCTGTCCTGGAGGACCTGCTTCACCACACCGTCGGGCTGAGCAAGCTGAGTCACGTGCTGTATCCCGCCCCCCTGGAGAGTTACGAGGATGTCCGTGGCACCCTCCACCTGGGCAGGCTTGCCCACCTGCATGCCAGGCTGAAGCAGATGCTGCAGGAGCTGGGGCGGCCTGGCATGGTCTGGTTCAGTGCCAACCCCTGTCCTCATTGTGGCGATAGGACCTTCTATGACCCGGAGCCCATTCTCTGCCCCTGTTACATGCCTGTGTAG